The following proteins come from a genomic window of Sorex araneus isolate mSorAra2 chromosome 1, mSorAra2.pri, whole genome shotgun sequence:
- the CHMP5 gene encoding charged multivesicular body protein 5, whose amino-acid sequence MNRFFGKAKPKAPPPSLTDCIGTVDSRAESIDKKISRLDAELVKYKDQIKKMREGPAKNMVKQKALRVLKQKRMYEQQRDNLAQQSFNMEQANYTIQSLKDTKTTVDAMKMGVKEMKKAYKQVKIDQIEDLQDQLEDMMEDANEIQEALGRSYGTPELDEDDLEAELDALGDELLADEDSSYLDEAASAPAIPEGVPTDTKNKDGVLVDEFGLPQIPAS is encoded by the exons ATGAACCGATTCTTCGGGAAAGCGAAACCCAAGGCGCCGCCGCCCAGCCTGACTGACTGCATTGGCACG GTGGACAGCAGGGCAGAGTCCATTGACAAGAAGATTTCTCGCCTGGATGCCGAGCTGGTGAAGTATAAGGATCAGATCAAGAAAATGAGAGAAGGTCCTGCAAAG AACATGGTGAAGCAGAAAGCCTTGCGGGTTTTAAAGCAAAAGAGGAT GTATGAGCAGCAGCGTGACAACCTCGCCCAGCAGTCATTTAACATGGAACAAGCCAATTACACCATCCAGTCGCTGAAGGACACCAAGACCACG GTTGATGCTATGAAAATGGGagtaaaggaaatgaagaaagcaTATAAGCAAGTGAAAATTGACCAGATTGAG GATCTACAAGACCAGCTAGAGGACATGATGGAAGATGCAAATGAAATTCAGGAAGCACTGGGTCGTAGTTATGGCACCCCAGAATTAGATGAAGATGACCTAGAAGCAG AGTTGGATGCCCTGGGTGACGAGCTTTTGGCTGATGAAGACAGTTCTTACCTAGATGAAGCAGCATCTGCACCTGCAATTCCAGAAGGTGTTCCCACTGATACAAAGAATAAG GATGGAGTCCTGGTGGATGAATTTGGATTGCCGCAGATTCCTGCTTCATAG